The following coding sequences lie in one Pseudomonas sp. B33.4 genomic window:
- the ligA gene encoding NAD-dependent DNA ligase LigA — MTAAKNRILELRAELDQHNYRYHVLDEPSIPDAEYDRLFHELKALEAANPELITSDSPTQRVGSVALTAFTQVRHEVPMLSLGNAFEETDMREFDRRVTEGLDLPVGDLFGGSAAVEYSCEPKLDGLAVSLLYQDGVLVRGATRGDGTTGEDISVNVRTVRNIPLKLHGEGWPATLEVRGEVFMSKAGFERLNASQLEVGGKTFANPRNAAAGSLRQLDSKITANRPLEFCCYGIGQVSHDISDTHIGNLKQLQKWGMPISHELKLAKGIDECLDYYRDIGARRNALTYEIDGVVFKVNSIADQRELGFRAREPRWAIAHKFPAMEELTELLDVEFQVGRTGAVTPVARLKPVKVAGVTVANATLHNMDEVARLGLMIGDTVIIRRAGDVIPQVVQVVMDRRPENARAVQIPESCPVCGSHVERTQLIKRSKGKETVSEGAVYRCVGRLACGAQLKQAIIHFVSRRAMDIEGLGDKSVEQLVDEGLVSSPADLYALKFDDIVDLEGFAEVSSNKLLAAIEDSKKPGLARFIYALGIPDVGEETAKVLARSLGSLERAQQALPQVLTYLPDVGLEVAHEIHSFFEDAHNQQVITELLGHGLQIQDQGELGAEFAASTTLGGFLDKLHIPSVGPGGAQKLADKFGSLEAVMNADWLDMRQALPEKQANSVREFFALPEHRQLAEESEKQLRDFGMHWQSEKKVVEGLPLSGETWVLTGKVELMSRDVAKEHLESLGAKVAGSVSAKTHCVVAGPGAGSKLTKANELGVKVMDEETFIAFLKTHGVAF, encoded by the coding sequence ATGACCGCCGCCAAAAACCGCATTCTCGAACTGCGCGCTGAACTCGATCAACACAACTACCGTTATCACGTTCTCGACGAGCCGAGCATTCCGGACGCTGAGTACGACCGGTTGTTCCACGAACTCAAGGCGCTGGAAGCGGCCAATCCGGAGCTGATCACCAGCGACTCGCCAACCCAGCGCGTCGGCAGCGTGGCGCTGACCGCGTTCACCCAGGTGCGTCACGAAGTGCCGATGCTCAGCCTCGGTAACGCCTTCGAAGAAACCGACATGCGCGAGTTCGATCGCCGCGTCACTGAAGGCCTGGATCTACCGGTCGGCGATCTGTTCGGCGGCAGTGCGGCGGTGGAATACAGCTGCGAGCCGAAACTCGATGGCCTGGCGGTCAGCCTGCTCTATCAGGACGGCGTGCTGGTGCGCGGCGCCACGCGTGGCGACGGCACCACTGGCGAAGACATCAGCGTCAACGTGCGCACCGTGCGCAATATTCCGCTGAAGCTGCACGGCGAAGGCTGGCCGGCGACGCTGGAGGTGCGCGGTGAAGTGTTCATGTCCAAGGCAGGTTTCGAACGCCTCAACGCCTCGCAACTGGAAGTTGGCGGCAAGACCTTCGCCAACCCGCGCAACGCTGCTGCCGGCAGCTTGCGCCAGCTCGATTCGAAGATCACCGCCAACCGTCCGCTGGAGTTCTGCTGCTACGGCATCGGTCAGGTTTCTCACGATATTTCCGACACCCACATCGGCAACCTCAAGCAGTTGCAGAAGTGGGGCATGCCGATCAGCCATGAATTGAAATTGGCTAAAGGCATCGATGAGTGTCTGGATTACTACCGCGATATTGGCGCGCGCCGTAACGCGCTGACGTATGAAATCGATGGCGTGGTGTTCAAGGTCAACAGCATTGCCGATCAGCGTGAACTGGGCTTCCGTGCTCGTGAGCCGCGTTGGGCGATCGCGCACAAATTCCCGGCGATGGAAGAACTCACCGAGTTGCTCGACGTGGAATTCCAGGTTGGCCGCACTGGCGCCGTGACGCCAGTGGCGCGTCTGAAACCGGTCAAGGTGGCAGGCGTCACCGTGGCCAACGCCACGCTGCACAACATGGACGAAGTCGCGCGTCTGGGCCTGATGATCGGCGACACCGTGATCATCCGCCGCGCCGGTGATGTGATTCCGCAAGTGGTGCAAGTGGTCATGGATCGCCGTCCGGAAAACGCGCGCGCGGTGCAGATTCCTGAGAGCTGCCCGGTGTGCGGCTCGCATGTCGAGCGCACGCAACTGATCAAGCGCAGCAAAGGCAAGGAAACCGTCAGCGAAGGCGCGGTGTATCGCTGCGTTGGGCGTCTGGCCTGCGGTGCGCAGTTGAAGCAGGCGATCATCCACTTCGTCTCGCGTCGTGCGATGGACATTGAAGGCCTGGGCGACAAGAGCGTCGAGCAATTGGTCGACGAAGGTCTGGTCAGCTCGCCGGCCGATCTGTATGCGCTGAAGTTTGACGACATCGTCGATCTGGAAGGTTTTGCCGAGGTGTCCAGCAACAAGCTGCTCGCGGCCATCGAAGACAGCAAGAAACCGGGGCTCGCGCGTTTTATCTATGCGCTGGGCATTCCCGATGTCGGCGAAGAGACCGCCAAGGTGCTGGCGCGCTCGCTCGGTTCGCTGGAGCGCGCGCAGCAGGCGTTGCCGCAAGTGCTGACCTACCTGCCGGACGTAGGGCTGGAAGTGGCGCACGAGATTCACAGCTTCTTTGAAGATGCGCATAACCAGCAGGTGATTACCGAGTTGCTCGGCCATGGTTTGCAGATTCAGGATCAGGGCGAGTTGGGCGCCGAGTTTGCCGCCAGCACCACGCTCGGTGGCTTCCTCGACAAGCTGCACATTCCTTCGGTCGGCCCCGGTGGCGCGCAGAAACTGGCGGACAAGTTTGGTTCGCTCGAAGCGGTGATGAATGCCGACTGGCTGGATATGCGTCAGGCGTTGCCGGAGAAGCAGGCGAATTCGGTTCGCGAATTTTTTGCGCTGCCTGAGCATCGACAGTTGGCTGAAGAGTCCGAGAAACAACTGCGCGATTTCGGCATGCACTGGCAGAGCGAAAAGAAAGTCGTCGAAGGTTTGCCGCTGTCCGGGGAGACCTGGGTGCTGACCGGCAAAGTTGAGTTGATGAGCCGTGATGTGGCCAAGGAGCATCTGGAAAGCCTCGGCGCCAAGGTCGCTGGTTCGGTGTCGGCGAAGACTCATTGCGTTGTGGCAGGCCCCGGTGCCGGTTCCAAATTGACCAAGGCCAATGAGCTGGGTGTGAAGGTGATGGACGAAGAAACTTTCATCGCGTTCCTAAAAACTCACGGCGTCGCCTTTTAA
- a CDS encoding transporter substrate-binding domain-containing protein, with protein sequence MRWAVGTLLGISLNVTAAETPLRFAMPDSWAMPMVQFERGRPTQGILYDLMLSLATQVGVPAEFHVLPRARVQTAMEHGEIDVRCYAAQSWLPNQSGDYIWSLPLLFQRDLLISRQDQPASADPALLPRQSIGTVLGYTYPTLQPLFDADRLQREDARNQEQVLEKLLAGRYRYAVSNQWTLDWFNQRLMPEQQLQGVAVLQEQKVGCYVRNDPKVPVQRILRTLLRMKMSGEIDEIIRLYTGHSDNTP encoded by the coding sequence ATGCGGTGGGCCGTGGGGACGTTGCTGGGAATAAGCCTGAACGTGACGGCAGCGGAAACCCCGTTGCGCTTCGCCATGCCCGACAGCTGGGCGATGCCGATGGTGCAATTCGAACGCGGTCGCCCGACCCAAGGCATTCTCTACGACCTGATGCTCAGCCTGGCCACGCAGGTCGGCGTACCGGCCGAGTTTCACGTCCTGCCCCGCGCCCGTGTGCAGACGGCGATGGAGCACGGCGAGATCGACGTGCGCTGCTATGCCGCACAGTCGTGGCTGCCGAATCAGTCGGGGGATTACATCTGGAGTCTGCCGCTGTTGTTTCAGCGTGATCTGTTGATCAGCCGCCAGGATCAACCCGCCAGCGCCGACCCCGCGCTTCTGCCCCGCCAATCCATCGGCACCGTCCTCGGCTACACCTACCCCACCCTGCAACCGCTGTTCGACGCTGATCGGCTGCAACGCGAGGACGCGCGAAATCAGGAGCAGGTGCTGGAGAAACTGCTGGCCGGGCGTTATCGCTATGCGGTGAGCAATCAGTGGACGCTGGACTGGTTTAACCAGCGCTTGATGCCGGAGCAACAACTGCAAGGGGTAGCGGTGTTGCAGGAGCAGAAAGTCGGCTGCTATGTGCGGAATGACCCAAAGGTGCCAGTGCAGCGGATTTTGCGCACGTTGTTGCGGATGAAAATGTCGGGGGAGATTGATGAGATTATCCGGCTCTACACCGGCCACTCCGACAACACCCCATAA
- a CDS encoding GntR family transcriptional regulator, with product MTFKAPDSLAEQIAHHLAERIIRGEMKPGERIQEQKVTLALNVSRGSVREALLILERRHLIAILPRRGAHVTELTPHKVQSLCTLMSELYILLGNSVANGWQVQSDMAPFVQIQQRLTASFERQDIRSFVDDSFAVMRAAYPFANNPYLQETVENLQPAMSRAYFLALEQRKASMSEFLELFERLLAAVLARDLPQIRIVLTAYAQRSCDLVVSALTVA from the coding sequence ATGACGTTCAAGGCGCCGGACAGCCTCGCCGAGCAAATTGCTCACCACCTCGCCGAACGCATCATTCGTGGCGAAATGAAGCCGGGAGAGCGCATCCAGGAACAGAAGGTCACGCTGGCACTGAATGTCAGCCGCGGCTCGGTCCGCGAAGCCCTGCTGATCCTCGAACGCCGTCACCTGATCGCGATCCTGCCGCGTCGTGGCGCGCACGTCACCGAGCTGACGCCGCACAAGGTGCAGAGCCTGTGCACGCTGATGAGCGAGCTGTACATCCTGCTCGGCAATTCGGTGGCCAATGGCTGGCAAGTGCAGTCGGACATGGCGCCGTTCGTGCAGATCCAGCAACGCCTGACCGCCAGCTTCGAGCGTCAGGACATCCGCAGCTTTGTCGATGACAGCTTCGCGGTGATGCGCGCCGCTTATCCGTTCGCCAACAATCCGTACCTGCAAGAAACCGTCGAGAACCTGCAGCCGGCCATGAGCCGCGCCTACTTTCTCGCCCTCGAACAGCGCAAGGCTTCAATGAGCGAGTTCCTCGAACTGTTCGAACGCCTGCTGGCCGCCGTGCTCGCCCGTGATTTGCCGCAGATCCGCATCGTGCTGACGGCTTACGCCCAGCGCAGCTGCGATCTGGTGGTCTCCGCCCTGACGGTTGCCTAA
- the zipA gene encoding cell division protein ZipA: MEIGLREWLIVIGIIVIAGILFDGWRRMRGGKGKLKFRLDRSLSNLPDEDTSAELLGPARVLDTHQEPQLDEHDLPSVSMPAREAREPRESGSKRGKRGGNGPAQGDLNLDLDLDGGPSFSSRDGDFAEDTKPSPAVVDKDQPQAEEVLVISVICRDAAGFKGPALLQNILESGLRFGEMDIFHRHESMAGNGEVLFSMANAVKPGIFDLDDIDHFSTPAVSFFLGLPGPRHPKQAFDVMVAAARKLSQELNGELKDDQRSVLTAQTIEHYRQRIVEFERRALTQKR; this comes from the coding sequence ATGGAAATCGGTCTGCGCGAGTGGCTGATCGTCATCGGCATCATTGTGATAGCCGGTATTCTTTTCGATGGCTGGCGCCGTATGCGCGGCGGCAAGGGAAAACTGAAATTCCGCCTTGACCGAAGTCTGTCCAACCTGCCGGACGAGGACACCAGCGCTGAGCTGTTGGGCCCGGCCCGTGTACTGGATACGCATCAAGAGCCGCAACTGGATGAACACGATCTGCCGTCGGTGAGCATGCCGGCCCGTGAAGCACGCGAGCCTCGCGAATCCGGCTCGAAACGTGGCAAGCGTGGCGGCAATGGCCCGGCTCAGGGCGACCTGAACCTCGACCTGGATCTGGACGGTGGCCCGAGCTTCAGCAGCCGTGACGGCGATTTCGCCGAAGACACCAAGCCTTCGCCGGCGGTGGTCGACAAAGACCAGCCGCAAGCTGAAGAAGTCCTGGTGATCAGCGTGATCTGCCGCGACGCTGCCGGCTTCAAAGGCCCGGCACTGTTGCAGAACATTCTGGAAAGCGGTCTGCGTTTTGGCGAGATGGATATTTTCCACCGTCACGAAAGCATGGCCGGCAACGGTGAAGTGCTGTTCTCCATGGCCAATGCGGTCAAGCCGGGTATCTTCGATCTGGACGACATCGACCATTTCAGCACCCCGGCGGTGAGCTTCTTCCTCGGCCTGCCAGGCCCGCGTCATCCGAAGCAGGCCTTCGACGTGATGGTGGCGGCAGCACGCAAGCTGTCTCAGGAATTGAATGGCGAACTGAAAGATGACCAGCGCAGCGTTCTGACCGCGCAGACCATCGAGCACTACCGTCAGCGCATCGTTGAATTCGAACGTCGCGCCCTGACCCAGAAGCGCTAA
- the smc gene encoding chromosome segregation protein SMC, translating into MRLKCIKLAGFKSFVDPTTVNFPSNMAAVVGPNGCGKSNIIDAVRWVMGESSAKNLRGESMTDVIFNGSTSRKPVSQASIELVFDNSDGTLLGEYAAYAEISIRRKVTRDSQTTYYLNGTKCRRRDITDIFLGTGLGPRSYSIIEQGMISKLIESKPEDLRNFIEEAAGISKYKERRRETENRIRRTHENLARLTDLREELERQLERLHRQAEAAKKYQEFKAEERQLKAQLSALRWQDLNDQVGQRESIIGTQEISFEALVAEQRNADAAIERLRDGHHDLSERFNLVQGRFYSVGGDIARVEQSIQHGQQRLRQLQDDLKEAERARLETESHLGHDRTLLLTLGEELDMLTPEQEVTSAAAEEAAAALEDSESVMHGWQEQWDAFNLTAAEPRRQAEVQQSRIQQLETSMERLADRQKRLGEERALLSADPEDAAIMELNEQLAESEATLEDLQTSEEAQVEKLEQLRQELQQALTAQQQAQGDLQRLNGRLASLEALQQAALDPGTGTAEWLKEHNLAERPRLAEGLKVEAGWELAVETVLGADLQAVLVDDFSGFDLSGFTQGDLRLLSPGNDGVRAAGSLLDKVDAQIDLSPWLGQVKPVDSLEQALSLRGQLSAGESLISRDGYWIGRHFLRVRRASEAESGMLARGQEIEALHLEREEKEATVEAMETRLQTLRAQQRQQENGREHLRRLLQDEARQQGELKAQLSAGKAKAEQLTLRRKRLDEELVELGEQRELEHEQIGEARMQLQDALDAMALDTEQRELLLAQRDSLRERLDQVRQEARQHKDHAHQLAVRLGSLRAQHDSTRQALERLEMQAERLTEKREQLSLNLEEGEAPLEELRLKLEELLDKRMTVDEELKTAQIALEDADRELRDAEKRRNQAEQQSQLIRGQLEQQRMEWQALTVRRKALQDQLLEDGYDLNGVLATLTAQASEREAEEELERINARIQRLGAINLAAIDEYTQQSERKRYLDAQDADLVEALETLENVIRKIDKETRNRFKDTFDQINGGLQALFPKVFGGGRAYLELTGEDLLDTGVTIMAQPPGKKNSTIHLLSGGEKALTALALVFAIFKLNPAPFCMLDEVDAPLDDANVGRYARLVKEMSQTVQFIYITHNKIAMEMAEQLMGVTMHEPGCSRLVAVDVEEAMAMVDA; encoded by the coding sequence GTGCGGCTCAAGTGCATCAAACTGGCGGGGTTCAAATCCTTCGTCGACCCGACCACGGTGAACTTCCCCAGTAACATGGCGGCGGTCGTCGGGCCGAATGGTTGCGGCAAGTCGAACATCATCGACGCCGTGCGCTGGGTGATGGGCGAAAGTTCGGCGAAGAACCTCCGTGGCGAGTCGATGACCGACGTCATCTTCAACGGTTCGACCAGCCGCAAACCGGTGAGTCAGGCCAGCATCGAGCTGGTCTTCGACAACTCCGACGGCACGCTGCTGGGCGAGTACGCGGCTTACGCCGAGATCTCGATTCGCCGCAAAGTGACCCGCGACAGCCAGACCACCTATTACCTCAACGGCACCAAATGCCGTCGTCGCGACATCACCGATATCTTCCTCGGCACCGGCCTCGGCCCGCGCAGCTATTCGATCATCGAGCAGGGGATGATCTCCAAGCTGATCGAATCCAAACCGGAAGACCTGCGTAACTTCATCGAAGAGGCAGCGGGCATTTCCAAGTACAAGGAGCGCCGCCGCGAGACCGAAAACCGTATCCGCCGCACCCATGAAAACCTTGCCCGTCTGACCGACCTGCGCGAAGAGCTGGAGCGGCAACTCGAACGGCTGCACCGCCAGGCCGAAGCGGCGAAGAAATATCAGGAATTCAAAGCCGAAGAGCGCCAGCTCAAGGCGCAACTGTCGGCCCTGCGCTGGCAGGATCTCAACGATCAGGTCGGCCAGCGCGAGTCGATCATCGGCACTCAGGAAATCAGCTTCGAAGCGCTGGTCGCCGAGCAGCGAAACGCTGACGCGGCCATCGAGCGCTTGCGCGACGGTCACCATGACCTGTCCGAACGCTTCAATCTGGTGCAGGGGCGCTTCTATTCGGTCGGCGGCGACATTGCCCGGGTCGAGCAGAGCATCCAGCACGGCCAGCAACGTTTGCGTCAATTGCAGGACGACTTGAAAGAAGCCGAACGCGCGCGCCTCGAAACCGAGTCGCATCTGGGCCACGACCGCACCTTGCTGCTGACCCTCGGTGAAGAGCTGGACATGCTCACCCCCGAGCAGGAAGTCACCAGCGCCGCCGCCGAAGAAGCCGCCGCTGCGCTGGAAGACTCCGAATCCGTCATGCACGGCTGGCAGGAACAGTGGGACGCCTTCAACCTGACCGCCGCCGAACCGCGCCGTCAGGCCGAAGTGCAGCAGTCGCGCATTCAGCAGCTGGAAACCAGCATGGAGCGCCTCGCTGACCGGCAGAAACGCCTCGGCGAAGAGCGCGCGTTGCTCTCGGCTGATCCGGAAGACGCGGCGATCATGGAGCTCAACGAGCAGCTCGCCGAGTCCGAAGCGACCCTCGAAGATTTGCAGACCAGCGAAGAAGCCCAAGTCGAAAAACTCGAACAACTGCGTCAGGAATTGCAGCAAGCGCTGACCGCGCAGCAACAGGCGCAGGGCGATTTGCAGCGCCTCAACGGTCGTCTCGCATCCCTCGAAGCCTTGCAGCAAGCCGCGCTCGATCCAGGCACCGGCACCGCCGAATGGCTGAAGGAACACAACCTCGCCGAGCGTCCGCGTCTGGCCGAAGGCCTGAAGGTCGAAGCCGGTTGGGAACTGGCGGTGGAAACCGTGCTCGGCGCCGATCTGCAAGCGGTGCTGGTTGACGATTTCAGCGGTTTCGATTTATCCGGTTTCACCCAAGGTGATCTGCGCCTGCTCAGCCCCGGCAATGATGGTGTGCGAGCGGCGGGCAGCTTGCTGGATAAAGTCGACGCGCAGATCGATCTGTCGCCGTGGCTCGGTCAGGTCAAACCGGTCGACAGCCTCGAGCAGGCGTTGTCCTTGCGTGGGCAATTGAGCGCCGGCGAGAGCCTGATCAGCCGCGACGGTTACTGGATCGGTCGGCACTTTTTGCGTGTGCGTCGGGCCAGCGAAGCGGAAAGCGGCATGCTCGCTCGTGGTCAGGAAATCGAAGCGCTGCACCTTGAGCGCGAAGAGAAAGAAGCCACGGTCGAGGCCATGGAAACCCGTCTGCAAACCTTGCGCGCGCAACAGCGTCAACAGGAAAACGGCCGCGAGCATTTGCGTCGTTTGCTGCAAGACGAAGCGCGTCAGCAGGGCGAATTGAAAGCACAGCTGTCCGCCGGCAAAGCCAAGGCCGAACAGCTGACCTTGCGCCGCAAACGCCTCGATGAAGAACTGGTCGAACTCGGCGAACAGCGCGAGCTTGAGCACGAACAAATCGGCGAAGCGCGCATGCAACTGCAGGACGCGCTGGATGCCATGGCGCTGGACACCGAGCAACGCGAGTTGCTGTTGGCCCAGCGCGACAGTTTGCGCGAACGCCTTGATCAGGTGCGTCAGGAAGCGCGGCAACACAAGGATCACGCCCATCAATTGGCCGTGCGTCTTGGCTCGTTGCGCGCGCAGCACGATTCCACGCGTCAGGCGCTGGAGCGTCTGGAAATGCAGGCCGAGCGTCTCACTGAGAAGCGCGAACAGTTGAGTCTCAATCTGGAGGAGGGCGAGGCACCGCTGGAAGAGCTGCGCCTGAAACTCGAAGAGCTGCTCGACAAGCGCATGACCGTCGACGAAGAACTGAAGACTGCGCAGATCGCCCTCGAAGACGCCGACCGCGAATTGCGCGATGCAGAAAAGCGCCGCAATCAGGCCGAGCAGCAATCGCAGCTGATTCGCGGTCAGCTCGAACAGCAGCGTATGGAATGGCAAGCGCTGACCGTGCGCCGCAAGGCCTTGCAGGATCAACTGCTCGAAGATGGCTACGATCTCAATGGCGTGCTCGCGACATTGACTGCGCAAGCCAGTGAACGCGAAGCCGAAGAAGAACTCGAACGCATCAACGCGCGGATTCAGCGCCTGGGCGCGATCAACCTCGCGGCCATCGACGAATACACGCAACAATCCGAGCGTAAACGTTATCTGGATGCCCAGGACGCCGATCTGGTCGAGGCACTGGAAACGCTTGAAAACGTAATCCGCAAGATCGACAAGGAAACCCGTAACCGTTTCAAAGATACCTTTGATCAGATCAACGGTGGTTTACAGGCACTTTTTCCAAAAGTTTTCGGTGGCGGGCGCGCGTATTTGGAACTGACGGGCGAAGATCTACTCGATACAGGGGTAACGATCATGGCGCAGCCGCCAGGGAAGAAGAACAGCACCATCCATTTGCTCTCCGGCGGGGAAAAAGCCCTGACCGCACTGGCACTGGTGTTTGCCATCTTCAAATTGAACCCGGCGCCGTTCTGCATGCTCGATGAGGTTGACGCGCCACTGGATGACGCTAACGTTGGACGCTACGCACGCTTGGTCAAAGAGATGTCGCAAACCGTGCAATTCATCTATATCACCCACAACAAGATCGCCATGGAAATGGCCGAGCAGTTGATGGGCGTAACGATGCATGAGCCGGGTTGTTCGCGACTGGTAGCCGTGGATGTCGAGGAGGCGATGGCGATGGTGGACGCCTAG
- a CDS encoding zinc-binding metallopeptidase family protein, producing MHRFFEQLSSRIIAPFMGESSRNSKVWPCRCGQSLFFRNSQCLACNALLGYQPEESRLTSLQPGPYAGTWTLDADPDSGLFRRCANLDTAAACNWLLPANDHDSLCIACSLNRTIPDLSDPDNPERWRKVEIAKRRLVAQLITLGLQVVPKTVDDDSGLAFDFIGVDLEGNAPMTGHANGLITLDIKEADDAHREQVRAAMHEPYRTLLGHFRHEVGHYYWDRLIANGPWLDSFRSLFGDERASYAEALDRHYQQGAPLDWPQHYVSAYATMHPWEDWAETWAHYLHMMDAVDTALGFGMSAREMDFDYQPFPTSTLYDPEHPGGAAFLSFVNAWIELAGMLNELSRSMGQPDFYPFVLPAAAIAKLHFIHLVIQQAGGRADEVLAL from the coding sequence ATGCACCGTTTTTTCGAGCAGCTCAGTTCCCGCATCATCGCGCCGTTCATGGGCGAATCCTCACGCAACAGCAAAGTCTGGCCGTGCCGCTGCGGCCAGTCGCTGTTCTTTCGCAACAGCCAGTGCCTGGCGTGCAATGCCTTGCTCGGTTATCAACCCGAGGAAAGTCGCCTGACCTCGCTGCAACCGGGGCCATACGCGGGCACCTGGACGCTCGACGCCGATCCCGACTCGGGATTGTTCCGCCGCTGCGCCAACCTCGACACAGCCGCCGCGTGCAACTGGCTGCTGCCGGCCAACGATCACGACAGCCTGTGCATCGCTTGCAGCCTCAACCGGACCATCCCCGACCTGTCTGATCCGGACAACCCTGAGCGCTGGCGCAAAGTCGAAATCGCCAAGCGCCGTCTCGTCGCGCAACTGATCACCCTCGGCCTGCAAGTCGTCCCGAAAACCGTCGATGATGACAGCGGGCTGGCTTTCGATTTCATCGGCGTCGACCTCGAAGGCAACGCGCCGATGACCGGCCACGCCAACGGCCTGATCACCCTCGACATCAAAGAAGCCGACGATGCTCACCGTGAGCAGGTGAGGGCGGCGATGCACGAACCCTATCGCACGTTGCTTGGGCATTTCCGTCATGAGGTCGGCCATTATTACTGGGATCGCCTGATCGCCAACGGCCCGTGGCTCGATTCATTCCGTAGCCTGTTCGGCGACGAACGCGCCAGTTACGCCGAGGCGCTCGATCGCCACTACCAACAAGGCGCACCGCTCGATTGGCCGCAGCACTACGTCAGCGCCTACGCAACCATGCACCCGTGGGAAGACTGGGCGGAAACCTGGGCGCATTACCTGCACATGATGGATGCCGTGGACACAGCGCTGGGATTTGGCATGAGCGCTCGGGAAATGGATTTTGATTACCAGCCGTTTCCCACCAGCACGCTGTACGACCCGGAGCATCCCGGCGGCGCGGCGTTTCTGTCGTTCGTCAACGCGTGGATCGAGTTGGCGGGCATGCTCAATGAGTTGTCACGGAGCATGGGCCAGCCGGATTTCTACCCGTTCGTGCTGCCGGCGGCGGCGATTGCCAAGCTGCACTTCATTCATCTGGTGATCCAGCAAGCGGGCGGCAGGGCGGACGAGGTGCTGGCCCTGTAG